A region from the Dendropsophus ebraccatus isolate aDenEbr1 chromosome 1, aDenEbr1.pat, whole genome shotgun sequence genome encodes:
- the MPI gene encoding mannose-6-phosphate isomerase, translating into MAEPKVFLLSCVVQDYAWGKLGGDSEVAQLWASGDAGRLIEPNKPYAELWMGTHPKGDALITDNRVSQKTLGQWISAHPDCLGSKVREAFQDQLPFLFKVLSVRLALSIQAHPDKELAKKLHTQFPQHYPDDNHKPEMAIALTPFRGLCGFRPIAEIVGFLQGIPEFRTLIGEDAAQQLESSADDPSKETEQRKALQRCFTCMMQSGKKEFAEQLNLLVQRVTQQVQRAEDVSYCIGDLLLKLHSQFPGDIGCFAIYFLNMVTLQPGQAMYLGANEPHAYLEGDCVECMACSDNTVRAGLTPKYIDVDTLCAMLTYIPAPAADKLFSPSPVSGDAYALLYNPPVPDFSVIKIEVPSSVSQYQIAPLDSASILLVVRGKASSQGIHGGLSLHPGSVLFMSANESIALTVDPSHNLLLFRACCVL; encoded by the exons ATGGCTGAACCCAAAG TTTTCCTTCTGTCTTGTGTGGTGCAAGATTATGCATGGGGCAAGCTTGGAGGTGACAGTGAAGTAGCCCAGCTATGGGCCAGCGGTGACGCTGGGCGGTTGATTGAGCCAAATAAACCATATGCAGAG TTGTGGATGGGAACTCACCCCAAAGGTGATGCTTTGATCACTGACAACCGTGTTAGCCAGAAGACCTTGGGACAATGGATTTCAGCTCATCCAGATTGTCTGGGGTCAAAGGTCAGAGAAGCTTTCCAGGATCAGCTGCCTTTTCTCTTTAAAGTTCTGTCAGTGAGGCTCGCACTGTCCATCCAAGCTCATCCAGACAAG GAACTGGCCAAGAAGTTGCATACCCAGTTTCCTCAGCATTACCCTGATGACAACCACAAGCCAGAGATGGCCATTGCTCTTACCCCGTTCCGGGGTCTTTGTGGATTCAGACCTATAGCTGAGATTGTAGGATTCTTGCAGG GCATTCCAGAGTTCCGCACACTCATTGGCGAGGATGCTGCACAACAGCTGGAGTCCAGTGCAGACGATCCCAGCAAGGAGACAGAGCAAAGGAAGGCACTGCAGCGATGCTTCACCTGCATGATGCAGAGCGGCAAGAAAGAGTTTGCAGAACAACTTAACTTGCTGGTGCAGCGTGTAACACAACAAG TCCAGAGAGCTGAAGATGTGTCTTATTGTATTGGAGATCTTCTCCTAAAGCTGCACTCACAGTTCCCAGGAGATATAGGTTGTTTTGCTATTTATTTTCTCAATATGGTGACTCTTCAACCTGGACAGGCCATGTATCTAGGAGCCAATGAACCTCACGCATATCTGGAGGGAG ATTGTGTGGAGTGCATGGCTTGCTCTGATAACACAGTGCGTGCTGGACTCACCCCAAAATATATTGATGTGGACACACTGTGTGCAATGCTGACCTACATACCAGCTCCTGCTGCTGACAAGCTGTTTTCCCCATCACCAGTCAGTGGAGACGCCTATGCCCTCCTCTACAACCCTCCCGTACCTGATTTCTCAGTCATCAAAATTGAG GTTCCATCTTCGGTATCACAGTATCAGATTGCTCCATTAGATTCTGCAAGTATTCTACTGGTAGTCAGGGGCAAAGCCTCCAGCCAAGGAATCCATGGAGGTTTAAGTCTTCATCCAGGCTCCGTCCTCTTCATGTCTGCGAATGAGAGTATAGCCCTGACTGTGGACCCATCCCACAATCTCCTTTTGTTCAGGGCTTGTTGTGTGTTGTAG